A single region of the Coregonus clupeaformis isolate EN_2021a chromosome 16, ASM2061545v1, whole genome shotgun sequence genome encodes:
- the LOC123492724 gene encoding protein phosphatase Slingshot homolog 1-like: MADVLEGEAEGEEGKLLGVSEPFPVPELLGLSLEEKRPAVACYVAQQQETLVQLQRSGLVRRRAERLERLSGLSQEGLHPLEPLDSPHSGAREGHSPVEVEFSAFPEDFPKSSTPCLVPLELLVVPLTNEALLGAVGSGGLTPTSSPHGSTLTRSSSSDSIRSVRGKPGLVRQRAQEIETRMRLAGLTVPSSLKRSNSLAKLGSLNFSAEDLCSVCSSDAGTLLLLSLSPEPGQERECPTTSISSSTQPRAHRDQTTPERALSGGPRS, translated from the coding sequence ATGGCTGATGTTCTGGAGGGGGAGGCCGAGGGTGAGGAAGGGAAGCTTTTAGGGGTCTCTGAGCCtttccctgtcccagagctgctGGGACTGAGCCTGGAGGAGAAGAGGCCGGCAGTGGCCTGCTACGTGGCCCAGCAGCAGGAGACTCTAGTGCAGCTACAGAGGTCAGGGCTGGTCCGCCGGAGGGCAGAGAGGCTGGAGAGGCTGTCAGGTCTGTCCCAGGAGGGGCTTCATCCCCTGGAGCCTCTAGACAGCCCCCACTCAGGAGCCAGGGAGGGCCACAGCCCTGTGGAGGTGGAGTTCTCAGCCTTCCCAGAAGACTTCCCCAAGTCCTCCACGCCATGCCTAGTGCCCCTAGAGCTGCTGGTGGTTCCTCTGACTAACGAGGCCCTGCTGGGTGCAGTGGGGTCTGGGGGGCTGACGCCCACCTCCTCCCCCCATGGCTCCACACTGACACGTAGCTCCAGCAGTGACAGCATCCGCAGCGTCAGGGGCAAACCCGGCCTGGTGCGACAGAGGGCTCAGGAGATCGAGACCCGCATGCGGCTGGCCGGCCTCACCGTGCCCTCAAGCCTCAAACGCTCCAACTCACTGGCCAAACTGGGAAGCCTCAACTTCTCCGCTGAAGACCTGTGCTCCGTCTGCTCCTCGGATGCAGGCAccctcctgctcctctctctttccccagagCCAGGCCAAGAAAGGGAGTGCCCCAccacctccatctcttcctccaccCAGCCCAGAGCACACAGGGACCAGACCACCCCAGAGAGAGCACTGTCCGGGGGTCCCAGGAGCTGA